From a region of the Malania oleifera isolate guangnan ecotype guangnan chromosome 12, ASM2987363v1, whole genome shotgun sequence genome:
- the LOC131144532 gene encoding uncharacterized protein LOC131144532 gives MDEPIAVTEETRIEDELSYPILLSERTRKAVEEAESFKFECSEVGKQVDRLSQMLRSVVRLATSTVSLYERPVRRVAAEVSKNLERALVLVRKCKRRSVLRRVVTITSATDFRKLFALLDASIGDMRWLLSVLDCDASGNGGGIVLSLPPIASNDPILSWVWSFIASVQMGQLPDRTEAANELASLAQDNDRNKKIIVEERGVLPLLKLLKENSSPEAQIAAATALCNLSNSQDRVRVIVNELGVPAIVQVLKISPMKVQIWIANLVARMAQQDPVAQEDFARENAIRPLVSLLSFDTALEEPKAPQLGKHSIHSIVQINKEMEKKSLMKANPPRPHSNSSSSSSLYRERSSSSSRGINQKRERENERPEVKLQLKISCAEALWRLAKNSVSNSKRITETKGLLCLAKLIEKEQGELQANCLMTLMEITAAAESNPDLRRAAFRTNSPAAKAVVDELLRMIKEADCSSLQIPAIKSIGSLARTFPARETRVIGPLVSHIGHKNLDVATEAAIALAKFACPENFLCMEHSKAIIEFEGVPSLLRLLRGNERAMLNGLVLLCYLALHAGNSEALEQARVLTTLEGADRTLAAQHPQLRELISKAMYHLHLYHSGVLPQSQSFAP, from the coding sequence ATGGATGAACCGATCGCGGTTACAGAGGAGACCCGGATCGAAGACGAGCTCTCCTACCCGATCCTACTGTCGGAGCGAACTCGGAAGGCGGTGGAGGAGGCCGAGTCCTTCAAGTTCGAGTGCTCCGAGGTCGGAAAGCAAGTGGACCGTCTTTCCCAGATGCTCCGTTCCGTCGTCCGCCTCGCGACCTCCACGGTTTCCCTCTACGAGCGCCCCGTCCGCCGCGTCGCCGCTGAGGTCTCCAAGAACCTCGAGCGCGCCCTGGTCCTGGTCCGCAAGTGCAAGCGCCGCAGCGTTCTCCGCCGCGTTGTTACCATCACCAGCGCCACCGACTTCCGCAAGCTCTTCGCTCTCCTCGACGCCTCCATCGGCGACATGCGGTGGCTGCTCAGCGTCCTTGACTGCGACGCCTCTGGCAACGGCGGCGGCATCGTGCTCTCTCTCCCGCCGATCGCCAGCAACGACCCGATTCTTTCCTGGGTTTGGTCCTTCATCGCCTCGGTTCAGATGGGTCAACTGCCCGATCGCACAGAAGCGGCCAACGAACTCGCCTCGCTCGCGCAAGACAACGATAGGAACAAGAAGATTATTGTCGAAGAACGTGGGGTTCTGCCGCTATTGAAGCTTTTGAAGGAAAATTCCTCACCCGAAGCTCAAATTGCGGCCGCCACAGCTCTCTGTAACCTCTCTAATTCTCAAGATAGGGTTAGGGTTATCGTAAACGAACTTGGGGTTCCGGCAATTGTTCAGGTTCTTAAAATTTCCCCAATGAAAGTTCAAATCTGGATCGCGAATTTGGTGGCGCGAATGGCGCAGCAAGACCCAGTTGCGCAAGAGGACTTCGCGAGGGAGAACGCAATTAGGCCTCTCGTTTCGCTGTTGTCTTTCGATACGGCTTTAGAGGAACCGAAGGCTCCTCAATTGGGTAAGCATTCTATTCACTCTATTGTTCAGATTAACaaggaaatggagaagaaatcgtTAATGAAGGCGAACCCACCACGCCCCCATTCGAATTCTTCGTCTTCTTCATCCTTGTACCGGGAGAGGAGCAGTAGTAGCAGTCGAGGTATTaatcaaaagagagagagggagaacgAGCGGCCTGAAGTGAAACTTCAGCTGAAAATTAGCTGCGCGGAGGCCTTGTGGAGGCTTGCCAAAAATAGTGTGTCGAACAGTAAGAGAATAACTGAGACAAAAGGGCTGCTATGTTTAGCCAAGCTCATTGAGAAGGAGCAGGGAGAGTTGCAGGCTAACTGTTTGATGACTCTAATGGAGATCACGGCTGCGGCCGAATCCAATCCCGACCTTAGACGGGCGGCTTTCAGGACCAACTCTCCGGCCGCAAAGGCAGTGGTGGATGAGCTCCTGAGGATGATCAAGGAGGCAGATTGCTCGTCACTGCAAATTCCCGCAATTAAATCAATTGGGTCATTGGCTCGAACCTTCCCCGCGAGAGAGACGCGAGTTATCGGTCCTTTAGTCTCCCACATCGGCCATAAGAACTTAGATGTTGCAACGGAGGCTGCCATTGCACTGGCAAAGTTTGCTTGTCCTGAAAACTTCCTCTGTATGGAACATTCGAAGGCGATAATCGAGTTCGAAGGTGTCCCATCCCTGCTGAGGTTGCTGAGAGGCAACGAGCGGGCAATGTTGAATGGACTGGTGCTCCTGTGTTATCTTGCATTGCATGCTGGTAACAGCGAGGCTTTGGAGCAAGCAAGGGTGTTGACCACTCTTGAGGGGGCAGATCGCACGTTGGCTGCCCAACATCCTCAGTTGAGGGAATTGATTTCCAAGGCAATGTATCACCTTCATCTGTATCACAGTGGTGTTTTACCTCAAAGCCAATCTTTCGCGCCTTGA